Part of the Sphingobium lignivorans genome is shown below.
GAGGCCGAGCATCTGCGAGAGATTGGAAAGAGCGACTTCGCCTGAATACCACTGCCAGTTGGTGTTGGTCGTGAAGCTGATCGCGGTGTTGAAAGCCCCGTCGGCACCGATGCCGGCGAGACCGCGCGGGTTCATCGGCAGCACGCCCTGCAGGCGCAGCACGGCATAAGTGAAGAGCAGCGCGACAAGCTGGAAGAGCAGCATGTGCAGGGCGTAACGGCGCCAGCTCTGCTCGGCCTGCGGGTCGATGCGGGCCAGAGCGTAGAAGCCGCGCTCGATGGGGCCGAAGACCATATGCAACGGCGTGCGGCGCCCCTCATAGAGCGCGAACAGCCACAGCCCCATCGGCTTGGCGATCGCCACGATGAGGGCGGTGAAGACGAGGATGAGGATCCAGCCCTGAACGGTCATGGGCGCATCTCCCTTCTAGAAGCGTTCAGGCCGCACGAGGACGGCCACGAGATAGATGAGCAGGCCGAGCGCTGTCGCGCCGGCAAGGGCGAGCTGGATGGTCATGCCGCCCTCCTCACGCGTTGCCGCACAGGCGCGCGAAGGCCAGGGTCAGCAGAAACAGGCCCGCCAGCACGGCGAGCCAGATGATGTCGTTCATGTCGG
Proteins encoded:
- the kdpF gene encoding K(+)-transporting ATPase subunit F, whose product is MTIQLALAGATALGLLIYLVAVLVRPERF